The following nucleotide sequence is from Bradyrhizobium roseum.
CCGCCGAAGGTTAGATTATTGCCTGGTGGTCATTGAAGCGCCGCGCTGAGGTCACGTCTGGCAGGAAACCTGCAGGGCAACATGCCCGGCAGTTCGTTCAATACTATTACTCATTCAGAAAAGTTCTCAGGCAATGACAAATACGGAACAGGATCGCTGGTCACGCGTGAAGGGGCGGTTGCGGACAACGGTGGGCGAGGACGTCTATACGAGCTGGTTTGCGCGCATGGATCTTGAAGGCGTACAGGACGAAAGCGTGCACCTGTCGGTTCCGACCCGGTTCCTCAAGAGCTGGATCCAGGCGCATTATGCCGACCGCGTGCTGACCTGCTGGCAGGCCGAGATGCCCGAAGTGCACCGCATCGACCTGACCGTGCGCACGGCGATGCGCAGCACCGCGCCTGCCAAGGAAGCCACCGCGCCCGCCGATCCGCGCCGCGCCGAGCCGGGCAACGCCCGCCCCGCGCCGGAATTGCGCGCGACGGCCACCGCGCCGGTTTCCGCCAGCCATGATGCGCTCGGCGGCTCGCCGCTCGACCCGCGCCTGACCTTTGCAAGCTTTGTGATCGGCCGCTCCAACACGCTGGCCCATGCGGCCGCGCGCCAGGTTGCCGAAGGACGCCGCGGCGACCCCGTGATGTTCAACCCGCTCTACATTCACGCCGGCGTCGGCCTCGGCAAGACCCACCTGCTGCAGGCGGTGACCTGGGCCGGCAATTCCGGCAGCGAGCGCAAGGTGCTCTACCTCACCGCCGAGAAATTCATGTACGGCTTTGTCGCCGCGCTGAAGAGCCAGACCGCGCTGGCGTTCAAGGAAGCGCTGCGCGGCATCGACGTGCTCGTGATCGACGACCTGCAGTTCCTGCAGGGCAAGTCGACCCAGGCCGAGTTCTGCCATACCTTGAACGCGCTGATCGACGCCGGCCGCCAGGTGGTGATCGCCGCCGACCGTCCGCCGTCGGACCTCGAAAGCCTCGACGACCGCGTTCGCTCGCGGCTGGCGGGCGGCCTCGTCGTGGAGATGGGCTCGCTCGGTGAAGAACTGCGGCTCGGCATCCTGAAATCGCGCGTGGCGGCGGCGCGCGCCCATCACTCGACCTTCGAGGTGCCGGAAGCGGTGCTGGACTATCTGGCGCGCACCATCACCCATAACGGCCGCGACCTCGAAGGCGCCATCAACCGCCTGCTCGCCCACTCCAAGCTAAACAACCAGCCGGTGACGCTGGAGATGGCCGAGCGCGAGGTGCGCGACCTGATCCGCCCGCAGGAACCGAAGCGGATCAAGATCGAGGACATCCAGCGCGTGGTCGCCCGGCAGTATAACGTCAGCCGTTCGGACCTGCTGTCGTCGCGGCGGACCGCCAACGTGGTGCGGCCGCGCCAGGTCGCGATGTATCTGGCGAAGACGCTGACGCTGCGTTCGCTACCGGAGATCGGCCGCCGGTTCGGCGGGCGCGACCACACCACGGTGCTGCACGCCGTGCGCAAGATCGAAGGGTTGGTGGCCCGGGATACCGCGCTGTCCGAAGAAGTCGAGTCGCTGAAGCGGCAGTTGCAGGAATAGGCCTCAGGCGTTTCCCCAACCTCTCCCTCACTGTCGGAGCCGGGTTTACCCGGCTCCGATCGTGATGCTGCCGGCCCGGGCAAGCCTGCCCGGATGGAACGGAGAAATTTCTTCTGCCGCCGTTTTGGGCCGCAAAAGTGGGGAACGAGGGGCTGCCTCCCTTGCACCGGCGGGCCATCCGCGCCACCTTGCGGTCCCCTCGGGGGTTTGATCAAATCCGGTCCTGATCCGGCTTTTCGGGTTTCAATGCCGCGGCGCGCCTTCCGGGTCGCCCGGCTTTTCCATCTCTGGCGGATAATGCAATGAAGGTCACCGTCGAACGCGCGCAACTGCTGAAGTCGCTGGGCCATGTCCATCGCGTGGTCGAGCGCCGCAACACCATCCCGATCCTCGGCAACGTGCTGGTCCGCGCCGAAAACGCAAGACTGTCGCTGAAGGCGACCGACCTCGACCTCGAGGTGACCGAAACGCTGCCGGCGGAAACCGGGACAGCGGGCGCGACCACCGTGCCGGCGCACATGTTCTACGACATCGTCCGCAAACTGCCCGACGGCGCGCAGATCGTGCTGGAGGCCGACGGCGACCGCGCGGTGCTGGCAATCCGCGCCGGCCGCTCGCGCTTCACGCTGCAGACTTTGCCGGAAAGCGATTTCCCGGATCTGGCCGCCGGCGAGATGACGCATTCGTTCGCGCTCGCCGCCTCCGACGTCAAGCGCCTGATCGATCGCACGCAGTTTGCGATCTCGACCGAGGAGACGCGCTACTATCTCAACGGCATCTATCTGCACACCGCCGGCACCGCCAAGGCGGCGACCCTGCGCGGCGTTGCCACAGACGGGCATCGGCTGGCGCAGATCGACCTGGTGCAGCCCGCCGGCGCCGCCGGCATGCCCGGCGTGATCGTGCCGCGCAAGACGGTCGGCGAAGTGCAGCGGCTGATCGAGGACCAGGAAGCCGAGATCAAGATCGAACTGTCGCAGGGCAAGATCCGCTTCGCGCTCGGCAATGTCGTGCTGACCTCGAAACTGATCGACGGAACTTTTCCGGATTACGGTCGCGTCATTCCGCAGAACAACGACAAGGAACTGATCGTCGACAAGAAGGACTTCGAGGCCGCGGTCGACCGCGTCTCGACCATTTCCAGCGAGCGCGGGCGGGCCGTGAAGCTCGCCTTGTCGCCGGGCAAGCTGGTGCTGTCGGTGACCAACCCGGATTCCGGCAGCGCCACCGAGGAACTCGAGGTCGAATACGCCTCCGACGCCCTCGATATCGGCTTCAACTCGCGCTATTTGCTCGACATCGCCGCGCAGATCGAAGGCGAAGTCGCCGTACTCCGCCTCGCCGACCCCGGCTCGCCGACGCTGGTGCAGGACAAGGAAAACAAGGGCGCGCTGTATGTGCTGATGCCGATGCGGGTGTGAGCAAGATTGGCGACACAGACGCGAACCTACCCTCTCCCCTTGTGGGAGAGGGTGGCGCCGAACGAAGTTCGGCGACGGGTGAGGGGTTCGCGCCGCCACCACCAAGCCATCGGCCTGTCGCCAAACGCATCCGCGGCTTCGCAAAAAATATGCGCCGAGAACCTACCGACGCTGAAGCGGCGATGTGGCGATTGCTCCGTGATCGACGCCTCTTACAATATAAGTTCCGACGCCAGGTCCCCCTTCAAAACTACATTCTCGACTTTGTGTGCTTCGAGAAGCGTGTTGTCATCGAAATAGATGGTAGCCAGCACGCCGAGACTTCGCGTGATACAATGAGGGATTCCATCCTGATGGCGGAGGGATTTCGTATCGAGCGGTACTGGAACAACGACGTACTCCAACGGCCATCCGCCGTTCTGGAGGATATTTTTGTAAAGCTTGCCGGGCGGTAAGATACCCCTCACCCGTCGCCTCACTTCGTGATGCGCCACCCTCTCCCACAAGGGGAGAGGGGAAGAGAAGACCGACGCTCCTAATGACCCCCTCCCGCATCCACCGCCTTTCCCTCACGCATTTCCGCAATTATCGCGCGGCGACCGTGCAGGCGCGGGGGGATGTGGTGGCGCTGGTGGGGCCGAACGGCGCGGGCAAGACCAATTGCCTGGAGGCGATCTCGTTTCTGTCGCCGGGGCGCGGGCTGCGGCGTGCGACGCTGGAGGATG
It contains:
- the dnaA gene encoding chromosomal replication initiator protein DnaA, producing MTNTEQDRWSRVKGRLRTTVGEDVYTSWFARMDLEGVQDESVHLSVPTRFLKSWIQAHYADRVLTCWQAEMPEVHRIDLTVRTAMRSTAPAKEATAPADPRRAEPGNARPAPELRATATAPVSASHDALGGSPLDPRLTFASFVIGRSNTLAHAAARQVAEGRRGDPVMFNPLYIHAGVGLGKTHLLQAVTWAGNSGSERKVLYLTAEKFMYGFVAALKSQTALAFKEALRGIDVLVIDDLQFLQGKSTQAEFCHTLNALIDAGRQVVIAADRPPSDLESLDDRVRSRLAGGLVVEMGSLGEELRLGILKSRVAAARAHHSTFEVPEAVLDYLARTITHNGRDLEGAINRLLAHSKLNNQPVTLEMAEREVRDLIRPQEPKRIKIEDIQRVVARQYNVSRSDLLSSRRTANVVRPRQVAMYLAKTLTLRSLPEIGRRFGGRDHTTVLHAVRKIEGLVARDTALSEEVESLKRQLQE
- the dnaN gene encoding DNA polymerase III subunit beta, with the protein product MKVTVERAQLLKSLGHVHRVVERRNTIPILGNVLVRAENARLSLKATDLDLEVTETLPAETGTAGATTVPAHMFYDIVRKLPDGAQIVLEADGDRAVLAIRAGRSRFTLQTLPESDFPDLAAGEMTHSFALAASDVKRLIDRTQFAISTEETRYYLNGIYLHTAGTAKAATLRGVATDGHRLAQIDLVQPAGAAGMPGVIVPRKTVGEVQRLIEDQEAEIKIELSQGKIRFALGNVVLTSKLIDGTFPDYGRVIPQNNDKELIVDKKDFEAAVDRVSTISSERGRAVKLALSPGKLVLSVTNPDSGSATEELEVEYASDALDIGFNSRYLLDIAAQIEGEVAVLRLADPGSPTLVQDKENKGALYVLMPMRV
- a CDS encoding endonuclease domain-containing protein, which encodes MRGFAKNMRREPTDAEAAMWRLLRDRRLLQYKFRRQVPLQNYILDFVCFEKRVVIEIDGSQHAETSRDTMRDSILMAEGFRIERYWNNDVLQRPSAVLEDIFVKLAGR